A genomic stretch from Diachasmimorpha longicaudata isolate KC_UGA_2023 chromosome 2, iyDiaLong2, whole genome shotgun sequence includes:
- the LOC135171008 gene encoding uncharacterized protein LOC135171008 isoform X1, whose translation MLRTAPAPVLESSYRLKYISNAEYEFQYTRLLLTALGIWPKIFTNATRVEKIFAFLIFGIFILTLTLSVIPFVLFTSIKVKTMNDRLVFLGPLGFHLTNSVKYIFMMRHADAMKKCLSHMKNDWMRAITAEEQRVMLKSANLGRSLTRLCALFMYSGGVFFQAMAVFKPKEIDEFNVTIRQHVLPRYDYFVDAQISPVFEITYATHVLCIIFLYTIEITACNLAAVFVGHICGQVQVMKVKLNKLQQFEKFGSPKRLDNPIASIIHCHVNLLKSVGNIRTVLREICLVEVMYSSVVMCWLEFFCLKEWSNGQGLSVATYFTLFVSLTFNIFILCYIGERLKNECQSVADLTYMTDWCQIPRKKLSSFILIIAMARYPRNITAGGLVDLTLQSFGDVSVENFISIFANVADSYNNSPIKTGSLLCRWPFSP comes from the exons ATGTTACGAACAGCCCCTGCACCCGTACTCGAATCTTCATACCGATTAAAATATATAAGCAATGCTGAATATGAGTTTCAATACACACGTTTGCTCTTAACAGCCCTCGGAATTTGgccaaaaatattcaccaaTGCTACacgagttgaaaaaattttcgcaTTCCTTATTTTCGGTATTTTCATCCTGACATTGACTCTCAGTGTAATTCCATTCGTTTTATTTACATCAATAAAAGTAAAAACCATGAACGATAGACTGGTATTTCTCGGCCCTTTAGGATTTCATTTGACAAATTCCGTAAAGTACATTTTCATGATGCGTCATGCCGATGCCATGAAAAAATGTCTGAGTCATATGAAAAATGACTGGATGAGAGCTATTACAGCAGAAGAGCAAAGAGTTATGTTGAAAAGTGCAAATTTGGGACGAAGTTTGACACGTTTGTGTGCACTATTCATGTACAGCGGTGGAGTATTTTTTCAAGCAATGGCAGTGTTCAAACCAaaagaaattgatgaatttaatgTGACAATTAGACAACACGTGCTGCCCAGATATGATTATTTTGTTGATGCACAAATTAGTCCAGTATTTGAAATCACTTATGCTACGCATGTTTTgtgtataatttttctctataCTATCGAAATAACAGCATGTAATCTAGCTGCTGTTTTTGTGGGTCACATTTGCGGGCAAGTTCAAGTGATGAaggtaaaattaaataaacttcAACAGTTCGAAAAGTTTGGAAGTCCAAAACGTCTCGATAATCCAATAGCATCAATAATCCATTGTCATGTCAACCTTCTAAA ATCCGTCGGAAACATTAGAACAGTTTTACGTGAAATTTGTTTAGTGGAAGTGATGTATTCGTCTGTTGTCATGTGCTGGCTTGAATTCTTTTGTTTAAAG GAATGGAGCAATGGTCAGGGTTTGTCTGTCGCGACATATTTCACGCTATTCGTATCTCTgacattcaatattttcattctgtGCTACATTGGTGAGAGATTGAAAAATGAG TGTCAATCTGTAGCAGACCTGACTTATATGACCGACTGGTGTCAAATTCCTCGAAAAAAACTATCATCCTTCATTCTGATCATTGCTATGGCCAGATATCCAAGGAATATAACAGCAGGTGGACTGGTTGACTTGACACTTCAAAGTTTTGGTGACGTTA GTGTTGAAAACTTCATTAGCATATTTGCAAATGTTGCGGACAGTTACAACAACAGCCCGATAAAAACTGGAAGTCTCCTTTGTCGATGGCCTTTTTCACCCTGA
- the LOC135173018 gene encoding uncharacterized protein LOC135173018, translating into MSLKFSELSFPSKSQTYHHCELQYTQWLLTALGIWSMVSTNITRKAKVSSLFLVCLILFAIAFTILPCIVFVTVRMTTMRSRLVFFGPLGFRITNLLKYLFMMYRANMLKACVCCIEADWAGATRKDQLVMAKSAELGRKLTKLCAFFMYSSGIFFHVMTFLRPKRTDAFNVTIRPHVLPGYDFIVNSQLTPTYEIIFGINCLCGAAIYTVVIATCNLAAVFVGHVSGQVQVIRLKLLKLEKYDQDFEKSANIGNDIAYIVRCHVKILRFVENVRDLLREICLVEVVHSTTVICWLDFFVLTGWKNSEVIFIVTYILLLISLTFNIFMFCYIGEILKNQCGSVGYMTYMITWHRMPKETISSLSLIIAMARYPCTITAGGMMELTIKSFGYVSAKNHFNESPVSLWNFYYTDNENIAGVFSDVTNNRRMSLQHINKVQSYHEKIRSRISSKQFINCMRQDYFQYYPKEMLALAPTLFTIHCLCVNMSPTSSKKIPKTRSSRKHNACIEHELQYTRWVLKSLGIWSMVSDDTTNLDRIASFILIILNLFAIVFILIPCLLHMLLKETNPRRRLHLVGPIGFRISNILKYFSIMFRVDIIKQCLNHVENDWSYIDSEVEQKLVMNNVNVGRNLTRLCAIFMFSAGVFYHTVMPLLRKKRINAFNMTIRPHAYPGYDFFIDSQASPTYEIIFVLHCIFAVAGYFMTIAACNLAATFVTHICGQVQIINVKLQNLTRCTEKSSIAERIASVIKCHVKVLRLSRMIEKILREICMVEVVASTLIICLLEYYCMTEWKDSETASLITYFLLLTALTFNIFIFCYIGEILKDQCQVVGEITYMVEWYQIPSKNSLKLALIIAMARVPQKITAGGMMELTIQSFGSVIKTSVAYLNILRAMAD; encoded by the exons CAAACGTACCATCATTGTGAGCTCCAATACACTCAATGGCTGCTAACAGCCCTCGGTATATGGTCTATGGTATCAACAAACATTACCCGAAAGGCAAAAGTCTCATCTCTCTTCTTGGTTTGTCTCATTCTATTCGCCATAGCCTTCACTATATTGCCCTGCATCGTATTCGTAACCGTCAGGATGACGACTATGAGGAGTCGGCTAGTGTTCTTTGGTCCTCTAGGATTTCGCATAACGAATTTGTTGAAGTATCTCTTTATGATGTACCGTGCTAATATGTTGAAAGCTTGTGTGTGTTGTATAGAAGCAGATTGGGCAGGTGCTACGCGAAAAGATCAACTGGTTATGGCGAAGAGCGCCGAATTGGGAAGAAAATTGACGAAATTATGTGCTTTTTTCATGTACAGCAGTGGAATATTCTTTCATGTGATGACATTTCTTCGGCCAAAACGCACAGATGCATTCAATGTAACAATCAGACCGCACGTTCTACCGGGGTATGATTTTATCGTCAATTCTCAACTCACCCCGACTTATGAGATTATCTTCGGAATCAATTGTCTATGTGGTGCAGCTATTTATACCGTTGTCATAGCCACATGCAATCTAGCCGCTGTTTTCGTCGGTCATGTCTCTGGACAAGTGCAAGTTATCAGATTGAAGCTTCTCAAGTTGGAAAAGTACGATCAGGACTTCGAGAAGAGCGCGAATATCGGTAACGATATTGCCTACATAGTAAGATGTCATGTAAAAATATTGAG ATTCGTGGAAAATGTTCGAGATCTCCTGCGAGAAATTTGCCTGGTTGAGGTGGTGCATTCGACTACTGTCATATGTTGGctcgatttttttgtgttaACG GGGTGGAAAAACAGTGAAGTAATATTCATAGTCACATACATCTTATTGCTCATCTCCTTGacattcaacattttcatGTTCTGTTATATTGGAGAGATACTGAAGAATCAG TGCGGATCTGTGGGTTATATGACTTACATGATAACCTGGCATCGCATGCCTAAAGAAACTATTTCATCGCTGAGTCTGATAATAGCCATGGCAAGGTATCCCTGCACCATAACCGCTGGAGGAATGATGGAGCTGACAATCAAAAGCTTCGGTTACGTGAgtgcaaaaaatcatttcaacgAATCTCCAGTTtctttatggaatttttattacacaGATAATGAAAACATCGCTGGGGTATTTTCAGATGTTACGAACAATCGCCGCATGAGTCTTCAGCACATCAATAAGGTTCAATC ATATCACG aaaaaatccgCTCTAGGATATCCTCCAAGCAATTTATAAACTGTATGAGACAAGACTATTTTCAA TATTACCCTAAAGAAATGCTCGCCTTAGCACCCACATTGTTCACGATTCACTGTCTTTGCGTGAACATGTCTCCCACGAGttctaaaaaaatccccaagaCCCGGTCTAGTCGCAAACACAATGCCTGCATTGAACATGAACTTCAGTATACCAGATGGGTCCTTAAATCCCTTGGTATCTGGTCGATGGTGTCTGATGACACCACCAATTTGGACAGAATTGCATCTTTCAtactaataattttaaatctaTTTGCTATTGTGTTCATATTAATCCCGTGCTTGCTGCACATGTTGTTGAAAGAAACAAATCCCAGGAGACGACTCCATCTCGTCGGCCCCATAGGGTTTCGCATCTCCAACATATTGAAGTACTTTTCCATCATGTTTCGCGTGGACATCATCAAACAGTGCCTGAATCACGTGGAAAATGACTGGTCGTACATTGATTCGGAAGTTGAGCAGAAGCTTGTTATGAACAATGTCAATGTAGGACGAAATTTAACGCGTCTCTGTGCTATTTTCATGTTCAGTGCTGGGGTATTTTACCACACAGTGATGCCgctattgaggaaaaaaaggaTCAATGCATTCAATATGACAATTAGACCGCACGCCTATCCTGgctacgatttttttattgactctCAAGCTTCTCCAACATATGAAATAATCTTCGTCTTGCATTGCATCTTCGCTGTCGCTGGTTATTTCATGACTATTGCTGCCTGCAATTTAGCAGCGACATTTGTCACTCATATTTGTGGACAAGTACAAATAATAAATGTGAAACTACAGAATTTAACTCGGTGCACTGAGAAATCCAGTATTGCAGAGAGAATTGCTTCTGTCATCAAATGTCACGTGAAGGTGTTGAG ACTGTCCAggatgattgaaaaaattctacgaGAGATTTGCATGGTGGAAGTGGTGGCATCAACTCTGATTATATGTCTACTAGAATACTACTGCATGACT GAGTGGAAGGACAGCGAAACAGCATCACTAATCACGTATTTCTTGCTACTGACAGCACTGACAtttaacattttcattttctgctACATCGGAGAGATACTGAAAGATCAA TGTCAAGTCGTGGGTGAAATCACGTACATGGTTGAATGGTATCAGATACCCAGTAAAAATAGTCTCAAACTTGCACTCATCATCGCCATGGCCCGAGTTCCACAGAAAATTACTGCTGGGGGAATGATGGAACTGACAATTCAGAGTTTCGGATCT GTCATCAAGACATCGGTAGCGTACCTTAATATACTACGGGCCATGGCTGACTAA
- the LOC135171008 gene encoding uncharacterized protein LOC135171008 isoform X2, with amino-acid sequence MLRTAPAPVLESSYRLKYISNAEYEFQYTRLLLTALGIWPKIFTNATRVEKIFAFLIFGIFILTLTLSVIPFVLFTSIKVKTMNDRLVFLGPLGFHLTNSVKYIFMMRHADAMKKCLSHMKNDWMRAITAEEQRVMLKSANLGRSLTRLCALFMYSGGVFFQAMAVFKPKEIDEFNVTIRQHVLPRYDYFVDAQISPVFEITYATHVLCIIFLYTIEITACNLAAVFVGHICGQVQVMKVKLNKLQQFEKFGSPKRLDNPIASIIHCHVNLLKSVGNIRTVLREICLVEVMYSSVVMCWLEFFCLKEWSNGQGLSVATYFTLFVSLTFNIFILCYIGERLKNECQSVADLTYMTDWCQIPRKKLSSFILIIAMARYPRNITAGGLVDLTLQSFGDVTFLQVLKTSLAYLQMLRTVTTTAR; translated from the exons ATGTTACGAACAGCCCCTGCACCCGTACTCGAATCTTCATACCGATTAAAATATATAAGCAATGCTGAATATGAGTTTCAATACACACGTTTGCTCTTAACAGCCCTCGGAATTTGgccaaaaatattcaccaaTGCTACacgagttgaaaaaattttcgcaTTCCTTATTTTCGGTATTTTCATCCTGACATTGACTCTCAGTGTAATTCCATTCGTTTTATTTACATCAATAAAAGTAAAAACCATGAACGATAGACTGGTATTTCTCGGCCCTTTAGGATTTCATTTGACAAATTCCGTAAAGTACATTTTCATGATGCGTCATGCCGATGCCATGAAAAAATGTCTGAGTCATATGAAAAATGACTGGATGAGAGCTATTACAGCAGAAGAGCAAAGAGTTATGTTGAAAAGTGCAAATTTGGGACGAAGTTTGACACGTTTGTGTGCACTATTCATGTACAGCGGTGGAGTATTTTTTCAAGCAATGGCAGTGTTCAAACCAaaagaaattgatgaatttaatgTGACAATTAGACAACACGTGCTGCCCAGATATGATTATTTTGTTGATGCACAAATTAGTCCAGTATTTGAAATCACTTATGCTACGCATGTTTTgtgtataatttttctctataCTATCGAAATAACAGCATGTAATCTAGCTGCTGTTTTTGTGGGTCACATTTGCGGGCAAGTTCAAGTGATGAaggtaaaattaaataaacttcAACAGTTCGAAAAGTTTGGAAGTCCAAAACGTCTCGATAATCCAATAGCATCAATAATCCATTGTCATGTCAACCTTCTAAA ATCCGTCGGAAACATTAGAACAGTTTTACGTGAAATTTGTTTAGTGGAAGTGATGTATTCGTCTGTTGTCATGTGCTGGCTTGAATTCTTTTGTTTAAAG GAATGGAGCAATGGTCAGGGTTTGTCTGTCGCGACATATTTCACGCTATTCGTATCTCTgacattcaatattttcattctgtGCTACATTGGTGAGAGATTGAAAAATGAG TGTCAATCTGTAGCAGACCTGACTTATATGACCGACTGGTGTCAAATTCCTCGAAAAAAACTATCATCCTTCATTCTGATCATTGCTATGGCCAGATATCCAAGGAATATAACAGCAGGTGGACTGGTTGACTTGACACTTCAAAGTTTTGGTGACGTTA CATTTCTTCAGGTGTTGAAAACTTCATTAGCATATTTGCAAATGTTGCGGACAGTTACAACAACAGCCCGATAA
- the LOC135171008 gene encoding uncharacterized protein LOC135171008 isoform X4 — translation MLRTAPAPVLESSYRLKYISNAEYEFQYTRLLLTALGIWPKIFTNATRVEKIFAFLIFGIFILTLTLSVIPFVLFTSIKVKTMNDRLVFLGPLGFHLTNSVKYIFMMRHADAMKKCLSHMKNDWMRAITAEEQRVMLKSANLGRSLTRLCALFMYSGGVFFQAMAVFKPKEIDEFNVTIRQHVLPRYDYFVDAQISPVFEITYATHVLCIIFLYTIEITACNLAAVFVGHICGQVQVMKVKLNKLQQFEKFGSPKRLDNPIASIIHCHVNLLKSVGNIRTVLREICLVEVMYSSVVMCWLEFFCLKEWSNGQGLSVATYFTLFVSLTFNIFILCYIGERLKNECQSVADLTYMTDWCQIPRKKLSSFILIIAMARYPRNITAGGLVDLTLQSFGDHFFRC, via the exons ATGTTACGAACAGCCCCTGCACCCGTACTCGAATCTTCATACCGATTAAAATATATAAGCAATGCTGAATATGAGTTTCAATACACACGTTTGCTCTTAACAGCCCTCGGAATTTGgccaaaaatattcaccaaTGCTACacgagttgaaaaaattttcgcaTTCCTTATTTTCGGTATTTTCATCCTGACATTGACTCTCAGTGTAATTCCATTCGTTTTATTTACATCAATAAAAGTAAAAACCATGAACGATAGACTGGTATTTCTCGGCCCTTTAGGATTTCATTTGACAAATTCCGTAAAGTACATTTTCATGATGCGTCATGCCGATGCCATGAAAAAATGTCTGAGTCATATGAAAAATGACTGGATGAGAGCTATTACAGCAGAAGAGCAAAGAGTTATGTTGAAAAGTGCAAATTTGGGACGAAGTTTGACACGTTTGTGTGCACTATTCATGTACAGCGGTGGAGTATTTTTTCAAGCAATGGCAGTGTTCAAACCAaaagaaattgatgaatttaatgTGACAATTAGACAACACGTGCTGCCCAGATATGATTATTTTGTTGATGCACAAATTAGTCCAGTATTTGAAATCACTTATGCTACGCATGTTTTgtgtataatttttctctataCTATCGAAATAACAGCATGTAATCTAGCTGCTGTTTTTGTGGGTCACATTTGCGGGCAAGTTCAAGTGATGAaggtaaaattaaataaacttcAACAGTTCGAAAAGTTTGGAAGTCCAAAACGTCTCGATAATCCAATAGCATCAATAATCCATTGTCATGTCAACCTTCTAAA ATCCGTCGGAAACATTAGAACAGTTTTACGTGAAATTTGTTTAGTGGAAGTGATGTATTCGTCTGTTGTCATGTGCTGGCTTGAATTCTTTTGTTTAAAG GAATGGAGCAATGGTCAGGGTTTGTCTGTCGCGACATATTTCACGCTATTCGTATCTCTgacattcaatattttcattctgtGCTACATTGGTGAGAGATTGAAAAATGAG TGTCAATCTGTAGCAGACCTGACTTATATGACCGACTGGTGTCAAATTCCTCGAAAAAAACTATCATCCTTCATTCTGATCATTGCTATGGCCAGATATCCAAGGAATATAACAGCAGGTGGACTGGTTGACTTGACACTTCAAAGTTTTGGTGAC CATTTCTTCAGGTGTTGA
- the LOC135171008 gene encoding odorant receptor 22a-like isoform X3, with the protein MLRTAPAPVLESSYRLKYISNAEYEFQYTRLLLTALGIWPKIFTNATRVEKIFAFLIFGIFILTLTLSVIPFVLFTSIKVKTMNDRLVFLGPLGFHLTNSVKYIFMMRHADAMKKCLSHMKNDWMRAITAEEQRVMLKSANLGRSLTRLCALFMYSGGVFFQAMAVFKPKEIDEFNVTIRQHVLPRYDYFVDAQISPVFEITYATHVLCIIFLYTIEITACNLAAVFVGHICGQVQVMKVKLNKLQQFEKFGSPKRLDNPIASIIHCHVNLLKSVGNIRTVLREICLVEVMYSSVVMCWLEFFCLKEWSNGQGLSVATYFTLFVSLTFNIFILCYIGERLKNECQSVADLTYMTDWCQIPRKKLSSFILIIAMARYPRNITAGGLVDLTLQSFGDVLKTSLAYLQMLRTVTTTAR; encoded by the exons ATGTTACGAACAGCCCCTGCACCCGTACTCGAATCTTCATACCGATTAAAATATATAAGCAATGCTGAATATGAGTTTCAATACACACGTTTGCTCTTAACAGCCCTCGGAATTTGgccaaaaatattcaccaaTGCTACacgagttgaaaaaattttcgcaTTCCTTATTTTCGGTATTTTCATCCTGACATTGACTCTCAGTGTAATTCCATTCGTTTTATTTACATCAATAAAAGTAAAAACCATGAACGATAGACTGGTATTTCTCGGCCCTTTAGGATTTCATTTGACAAATTCCGTAAAGTACATTTTCATGATGCGTCATGCCGATGCCATGAAAAAATGTCTGAGTCATATGAAAAATGACTGGATGAGAGCTATTACAGCAGAAGAGCAAAGAGTTATGTTGAAAAGTGCAAATTTGGGACGAAGTTTGACACGTTTGTGTGCACTATTCATGTACAGCGGTGGAGTATTTTTTCAAGCAATGGCAGTGTTCAAACCAaaagaaattgatgaatttaatgTGACAATTAGACAACACGTGCTGCCCAGATATGATTATTTTGTTGATGCACAAATTAGTCCAGTATTTGAAATCACTTATGCTACGCATGTTTTgtgtataatttttctctataCTATCGAAATAACAGCATGTAATCTAGCTGCTGTTTTTGTGGGTCACATTTGCGGGCAAGTTCAAGTGATGAaggtaaaattaaataaacttcAACAGTTCGAAAAGTTTGGAAGTCCAAAACGTCTCGATAATCCAATAGCATCAATAATCCATTGTCATGTCAACCTTCTAAA ATCCGTCGGAAACATTAGAACAGTTTTACGTGAAATTTGTTTAGTGGAAGTGATGTATTCGTCTGTTGTCATGTGCTGGCTTGAATTCTTTTGTTTAAAG GAATGGAGCAATGGTCAGGGTTTGTCTGTCGCGACATATTTCACGCTATTCGTATCTCTgacattcaatattttcattctgtGCTACATTGGTGAGAGATTGAAAAATGAG TGTCAATCTGTAGCAGACCTGACTTATATGACCGACTGGTGTCAAATTCCTCGAAAAAAACTATCATCCTTCATTCTGATCATTGCTATGGCCAGATATCCAAGGAATATAACAGCAGGTGGACTGGTTGACTTGACACTTCAAAGTTTTGGTGAC GTGTTGAAAACTTCATTAGCATATTTGCAAATGTTGCGGACAGTTACAACAACAGCCCGATAA
- the LOC135173019 gene encoding uncharacterized protein LOC135173019 gives MSPRLSETMTSTARPSPQISKCNGEYELQYTRWLLIALGIWSRTSDNAAQTEKACSRLTSCVFVFAAAITVIPCLMFSLITVKTMEERLVFIGPLGFHVINILKWLFIMCRADSMKKCINHMRTDWLEAVTREEQNVMLKSADLGRRLTRMCAIFMYSGAIFFQAKTIFAPEGIAVNETSRRHVLPRYNYILNWQLSPAFEIAYSTHTTLMVFLYTIEIVTCNLTAVFASHICGQVQVMKLKLKRLEDFSICGRSESVVHCIAAVIHCHVRILTQVNCRMEFVVWFENIRNALREICLVEVVYSTVVMCWLEFYCLREWSNSETLSLVAYITLFISLTFNIFILCYIGEILKNECESVAETTYMIDWCQISPNKLSSLILIITMARYRLGITAGGMMEMTLQSFGSASISFMPIEGQLDFHNLNSLQVLKTSFLYFQMLRTVTESS, from the exons ATGTCTCCACGGCTGAGTGAGACCATGACATCTACAGCTCGCCCATCCCCACAAATATCCAAATGCAATGGGGAATATGAGCTTCAGTACACACGTTGGCTCCTGATAGCTCTGGGAATTTGGTCTAGAACATCAGACAACGCTGCACAAACCGAAAAAGCTTGTTCAAGGTTGACCAGCTGTGTTTTCGTCTTTGCTGCAGCTATCACTGTGATACCCTGTCTCATGTTTTCATTGATAACAGTCAAAACTATGGAGGAGAGATTGGTGTTTATCGGACCCTTAGGATTTCACGTTATAAATATATTGAAGTGGCTTTTCATAATGTGTCGAGCTGACAGCATGAAAAAATGCATCAATCATATGAGAACTGATTGGCTCGAGGCTGTTACCAGAGAGGAGCAAAATGTTATGCTGAAAAGTGCTGATTTGGGACGACGTCTCACACGTATGTGCGCCATATTCATGTACAGTGgtgcaatatttttccaagcAAAAACTATTTTCGCACCAGAAGGAATAGCTGTCAATGAAACGAGTAGACGACACGTACTCCCCAGGTACAATTATATCCTGAATTGGCAATTGAGTCCAGCATTTGAAATAGCGTACAGTACTCACACCACTTTGATGGTATTTCTCTATACAATCGAAATTGTAACATGTAATTTGACAGCAGTATTTGCTAGTCATATCTGCGGACAAGTTCAGGTGATGAAGCTGAAGTTGAAAAGGCTTGAAGATTTTAGTATTTGTGGGAGGTCAGAGAGTGTCGTTCATTGTATAGCAGCTGTGATACACTGTCATGTGAGAATATTAACGCAAGTAAATTGTCGTATGGAATTTGTTGTTTGGT TTGAAAATATTCGCAATGCGTTACGGGAAATCTGTCTGGTAGAGGTGGTGTATTCAACAGTCGTCATGTGTTGGCTGGAATTCTACTGCTTGAGG GAATGGAGCAACAGCGAGACCCTCTCCCTTGTCGCCTATATCACGTTATTTATATCACtaacatttaatatttttatcctcTGTTACATCGGtgaaatactaaaaaatgag tgcgAGTCTGTGGCTGAGACAACTTACATGATAGACTGGTGTCAAATATCTCCGAACAAACTATCATCCCTGATTTTAATAATCACCATGGCAAGATATCGTCTGGGCATAACAGCAGGAGGAATGATGGAAATGACACTTCAAAGTTTTGGTTCTGCAAGTATTTCATTTATGCCAATAGAAGGGCAACTTGACTTTcataatttaaattcattgCAGGTGCTTAAAACATCATTTCTATACTTCCAAATGTTGAGAACAGTCACTGAGTCTTCGTGA
- the LOC135171008 gene encoding uncharacterized protein LOC135171008 isoform X5: protein MLRTAPAPVLESSYRLKYISNAEYEFQYTRLLLTALGIWPKIFTNATRVEKIFAFLIFGIFILTLTLSVIPFVLFTSIKVKTMNDRLVFLGPLGFHLTNSVKYIFMMRHADAMKKCLSHMKNDWMRAITAEEQRVMLKSANLGRSLTRLCALFMYSGGVFFQAMAVFKPKEIDEFNVTIRQHVLPRYDYFVDAQISPVFEITYATHVLCIIFLYTIEITACNLAAVFVGHICGQVQVMKVKLNKLQQFEKFGSPKRLDNPIASIIHCHVNLLKSVGNIRTVLREICLVEVMYSSVVMCWLEFFCLKEWSNGQGLSVATYFTLFVSLTFNIFILCYIVSICSRPDLYDRLVSNSSKKTIILHSDHCYGQISKEYNSRWTG from the exons ATGTTACGAACAGCCCCTGCACCCGTACTCGAATCTTCATACCGATTAAAATATATAAGCAATGCTGAATATGAGTTTCAATACACACGTTTGCTCTTAACAGCCCTCGGAATTTGgccaaaaatattcaccaaTGCTACacgagttgaaaaaattttcgcaTTCCTTATTTTCGGTATTTTCATCCTGACATTGACTCTCAGTGTAATTCCATTCGTTTTATTTACATCAATAAAAGTAAAAACCATGAACGATAGACTGGTATTTCTCGGCCCTTTAGGATTTCATTTGACAAATTCCGTAAAGTACATTTTCATGATGCGTCATGCCGATGCCATGAAAAAATGTCTGAGTCATATGAAAAATGACTGGATGAGAGCTATTACAGCAGAAGAGCAAAGAGTTATGTTGAAAAGTGCAAATTTGGGACGAAGTTTGACACGTTTGTGTGCACTATTCATGTACAGCGGTGGAGTATTTTTTCAAGCAATGGCAGTGTTCAAACCAaaagaaattgatgaatttaatgTGACAATTAGACAACACGTGCTGCCCAGATATGATTATTTTGTTGATGCACAAATTAGTCCAGTATTTGAAATCACTTATGCTACGCATGTTTTgtgtataatttttctctataCTATCGAAATAACAGCATGTAATCTAGCTGCTGTTTTTGTGGGTCACATTTGCGGGCAAGTTCAAGTGATGAaggtaaaattaaataaacttcAACAGTTCGAAAAGTTTGGAAGTCCAAAACGTCTCGATAATCCAATAGCATCAATAATCCATTGTCATGTCAACCTTCTAAA ATCCGTCGGAAACATTAGAACAGTTTTACGTGAAATTTGTTTAGTGGAAGTGATGTATTCGTCTGTTGTCATGTGCTGGCTTGAATTCTTTTGTTTAAAG GAATGGAGCAATGGTCAGGGTTTGTCTGTCGCGACATATTTCACGCTATTCGTATCTCTgacattcaatattttcattctgtGCTACATTG TGTCAATCTGTAGCAGACCTGACTTATATGACCGACTGGTGTCAAATTCCTCGAAAAAAACTATCATCCTTCATTCTGATCATTGCTATGGCCAGATATCCAAGGAATATAACAGCAGGTGGACTGGTTGA